Within the Thermosynechococcaceae cyanobacterium Okahandja genome, the region GTGAGTAAGTTTCCTGTGGATGCACCCAAAGCTAGAGTCCTCAAAGCTCTAGGCATACTTGGTTTTTGCATCGTTAGAGAACAGGAGCATATTGCTCTAGTACGAGAAAATTTAGATGGCACAAGGACACCCCTGACGATACCCAATCATTCCTACATCAAGTCTTCCACTCTACGCACAATCTGCACCCAAGCAGGCATCTTCTCGATATGAATTTATTAGAGCTTACAACCAAACCTGAATATACTTTTAGCACTTATGGTTAATTACCATTTTCATAGAAGAGTGTTAGTAGTCGCCGCTCACCCCGACGATGAAATCCTTGGTTGTGGGGGCACCCTAGCTTTACATTCTGCTAGGGGTGATCGGGTTACTATTATGATTATGGCAGAGGGAATTACCAGTCGCAATCAAGTACGTGATGTGACGTTATGTGGGGCTAAATTAACTGATTTACAGCAAACAGCAGTACAAGCTGCTCAAATCATTGGTGTTTCAGATGTCCGCTTTGCGGGTCTGCCAGACAATCGAATGGATAGCCTAGACTTATTGGACATTGTAAAAATTATCGAACAAGTTATTGATGACATCCAGCCAGAGATCATCTATACTCATCACTACGGTGACTTAAATATAGACCACCAAATAACCCATCAAGCCACGATGACTGCCGCTCGCCCTTTACCCAATAGTTCTGTAAAAAAATTATTATTCTTTGAAGTGCCGTCAGCAACTGGCTGGAACACTCCTACGCCTCAAAATGCTTTTATTCCTCAATATTATATTGATTTGTCAAAAAAAATAAATGGGAGTGAAACTGCGCTTGATTATAAGTTGGAAGCCTTAAAAATTTACGAAAGTGAAATGCGCCCCTATCCTCATAACCGTTCTATGAAATCTGTAGAGTATCTAGCTTACTGGCGAGGCTCTTCAGTAGGCTTATTGAGTGCTGAAGCATTTCAAGTTGGACGAATTTTAATATGAAAAATCAGAGCGTTATTATTGTAACAAATCGCAAACGAAACGAATTTCTAGAAAGTTCTATTCATAGTAAAACTAAAAGGAAAACTTTCCTGATTACCAAAGAAGAACAATTTACCTATGATCAAATAATTGATCTTAATCCCGAATGGATATTTGTTCCTCATTGGTCAAAAATAATACCAGCAGAAATATATGAAAATTTTCGTGTTGTTATTTTTCATATGACAGATTTACCATTTGGTCGAGGTGGTAGCCCACTACAGAATCTAATTATTCGTGGATTCGAAAATACTGTTATCAGTGCTATTCAATGTACAGAAGAACTAGATGCAGGAGATATTTATCTTAAAGAACCCTTAAATCTAAATGGTACTGCTGACGAAATTCTGTTGAGAGCAAGCTTCGTCATAGAGAAAATGATTATTAGGATATTAGAGGAAAACCCAACACCGATACCCCAAAAGGGAAAGGTTACTTTTTTCCAAAGGCGTAAACCAGACCAAAGTAAACTTGATTTTGAAAATATTCAAACCCTTGACCAATTTTATGATTATATTCGTATGCTAGATGGAGAAGGTTATCCGAATGCTTTCTTAGAAATTGGAAATTTTCGAATAATTTTTTCGTCGCCGCATCGCCGTTCTGGTCATCTTGAAAGTCAAGTGAAAATTGAGTATATTGATCAAAGTTCATTAGGAAATTGAAAAATGAATGTTGACTTTTCCAGTATAAATCAGCCATTCATTATTGCGGAAATGTCTGGCAATCACAACCAATCCTTAGAAAGAGCACTGGAAATCGTTAAATTTATTGCAGAATCAGGTGCTCACGCTCTAAAGCTTCAGACTTACACTGCTGATACGATGACGATTCCATCAGCCAAGAAAGATTTCTTCATTGCTGATCAAGGCAGTCTTTGGAAAAATCAATCACTCTATGATCTGTACCAAAAAGCCTATACACCTTGGGAATGGCATCAACCTATTTTTGAGCGCGCTAAAGAACTTGGTCTGATTGCATTTAGTACGCCTTTCGATCTCACGGCTGTTGATTTTCTTGAAGAGCTAAATTGCCCTCTTTATAAAATTGCCTCGTTTGAAAATGCTGATTTGATGTTGATCAAGCGAGTGGCTGAAACGGGTAAGCCGGTGATTATGTCCACTGGTATGGCAACGCTTGCTGAGCTTGATGAGGCTGTGCGCACGATTCGGGCTACAGGTAATGATCAAATCGTGCTCCTGAAATGTACCAGTACCTATCCAGCAGATCCCACTGACTCTAA harbors:
- a CDS encoding PIG-L family deacetylase, whose amino-acid sequence is MVNYHFHRRVLVVAAHPDDEILGCGGTLALHSARGDRVTIMIMAEGITSRNQVRDVTLCGAKLTDLQQTAVQAAQIIGVSDVRFAGLPDNRMDSLDLLDIVKIIEQVIDDIQPEIIYTHHYGDLNIDHQITHQATMTAARPLPNSSVKKLLFFEVPSATGWNTPTPQNAFIPQYYIDLSKKINGSETALDYKLEALKIYESEMRPYPHNRSMKSVEYLAYWRGSSVGLLSAEAFQVGRILI
- a CDS encoding formyltransferase family protein codes for the protein MKNQSVIIVTNRKRNEFLESSIHSKTKRKTFLITKEEQFTYDQIIDLNPEWIFVPHWSKIIPAEIYENFRVVIFHMTDLPFGRGGSPLQNLIIRGFENTVISAIQCTEELDAGDIYLKEPLNLNGTADEILLRASFVIEKMIIRILEENPTPIPQKGKVTFFQRRKPDQSKLDFENIQTLDQFYDYIRMLDGEGYPNAFLEIGNFRIIFSSPHRRSGHLESQVKIEYIDQSSLGN
- the pseI gene encoding pseudaminic acid synthase — its product is MNVDFSSINQPFIIAEMSGNHNQSLERALEIVKFIAESGAHALKLQTYTADTMTIPSAKKDFFIADQGSLWKNQSLYDLYQKAYTPWEWHQPIFERAKELGLIAFSTPFDLTAVDFLEELNCPLYKIASFENADLMLIKRVAETGKPVIMSTGMATLAELDEAVRTIRATGNDQIVLLKCTSTYPADPTDSNLRTIPHLKELFGCEVGLSDHTLGIGVAVAAVALGATVIEKHFTLSRGDGGVDAAFSMEPHEMKMLVEETRRAYQALGCVHYGPMEAEKKSLVYRRSLYFVKDMAAGEEITPETIRSIRPGYGLPPKYYDVLLGKRVKRAVERGTPVSWDVF